The following is a genomic window from Equus asinus isolate D_3611 breed Donkey chromosome 3, EquAss-T2T_v2, whole genome shotgun sequence.
CTCCCGGATGCTCCTACTCTGCTCCAGGGTGTTTCAAAGCATTGCTGTGACAGTAAAAAACATTGACAAAAtgactggagggagggagggaggactcGCTTCACCTGGAGGCCTCCCACCTGGCACTGTGCACACAGgcgtgtggatgtgagtgtgagCCTATTGGCCATGGGTGTGACACCTGTGTTCAAGCCGACATCTCTAGCCAGGAGTCCCCAGTGCCCAGGAGCCAGgctgggggctgcaggaggggaCCCAGCAGGCAGGGTGGAAGCTGTGGGGAAGGCCCCAGCCCTCCCTTCCTGGAGGAGCCTCCCCTCGCTGCCCAgtcaccctccctctcctgcagCCTCAGGCTCCTTGACCACCAGCTGGGCCTCCTGGGAGTCCCCGACAACACCCGTCCCCACAGCGGTCCATAGGAGTCTTGTGAGGCTCACTGCTGGGGCAGCTGCTCCAGGGGACCAGGCCAGAGTCTACACTCCTCTGGCTTCAAAACGAGGGCAGGTAGGCAGGAGAGCAGGTCCCTCAAAGGTGGACTCGCTGTGACCACACGTTGTGTCTGGGTACAAGGCCACACATGTGGCCAGACGTGTGTCTCTACTCAGCACTGCTGCTGGTGTGGGATAGGCGCCAAGAGGGACTCAGTTCACATGGAACAGCTGGGGaaacgaggctcagagaggggcccaACCAAGGACTCCAGGGTGGGACacaggtgggctctgggggccagAGCACAGAGACAGGACACAGGCACGCTGGGCCAGGTGTTTATTGATGAGAGAACAGCACCGGCTGAGGGTCCTCAGCGCCCAGCCGGCCAGCAAGCACACAGGGCCCGGCGCTCGGCCTGCAGCAGGAGGGTCTCCGTCTGCAAAGCAACAAGGGGCCATGAGGGCGCTGCACAGCTGCCCCCGCCCACAGCTCCCGAGGGCCATCTCCTCGCTTCCCCCCAAACCCACTGGCAGTCCTGTCTCCGCCTGCTCCTGAGACTCTCCGAGTGAGCACCTGACTCTGTCATGACCCCCCCACTTTGAATGCAGGTGACTCTGCTGCCCTCAGGGCCTCGTCTCCCCAActccttcccaccctccactccctcAGCGGTTCTGAGCCAAGGAGCCCGGCCATCACCCTCCGGGCCAAGGGGCTCACCCGCGCGTCCAGGCTGTAGGCCGTCTTCCGCAGGTCCTGCAGGGCGCGCTGCATGAACTCGAACGCGTGGCAGTCCACGCACGGGCGGCCTGCGGGGGCGCGGGTCAGGGCGGAGTGGGTGCGCCCCAGCCCAGTCCCGCCCAAGCAGCGGCCTCTGCCGGCCCCCACCTCCACCTAGGGGCGGCCCCGAGCCGGGAGGCGGGCGGGGCACAGGGACAGCCCCTGGGAACAAAGACCGGGCGCGGtgctcccgcgcgccccctcccgcgcgccccctcccgCGCGCCCCCGGCGGGGGTCAGGACCTCGCGGGGACCCCCCCACCCGCACGGCACGTACTCTGCGCGGGGACTGCGCTCCCGGCGGCGGGCTCGGGGCGGACCTGGGCGCCCAGCAGCGCGAAGCTcagtagtagcagcagcagccgcGGCGCCGACGTCGGGGGCCTGCACGGCGGCGGGGGGGCCATGGCCGAGCCGAGGGAGCCCGGGGCCGCCCTGCAGCGGGCGAGAGGGGTCAGAAGCGCCGGCCCCTGCACCCTCCTCCGTGCCCCCCACTCCGCCCCCCGCGCCCGGCGAACCCTCACTCCGCTCCCGGCCCCACCCCCTCGATCCCCCGGGCCTGCGAGCCCACCCAACCCCGGGGCCCGCCCCCCAGATCCCCGGGGCCCACCCCCCAAATCCCCCGGGCCCGCGAGCCCCCCAACCCCAGGGCCCACCCCCTGGCCCCTCGGGCCCACgaacccccaccccatccccgaTGCCGACCCCTCGGGCCCAAGAACTTCTACCCGGCCCCGCGCCCAGCAAGCCCCGACCCCGGGCCCGCGAGCCCCCACTCGCCCTTACCGCGGTTCAGGGACCCCGCGACAGCAGGGCGGGCGACTCGGGAAGACTTGCTGCGTCCGGCGCGCACCGCGCATGCGCACCGACCCGACCCCGCCCGGGTCCCCCATCTGACGTCGTCGTCATGGAAACTCCGAGACTGCGCGAGCCGCTAGTTTAAAGGGACCAAGGTGGCTCCAGGATTCCGCGTGCCCAGCCCTGGCGGCCTCCGGGGATGGAGGCGTCCACAGGTGATGGAGTcaagagggctgcctggaggaggcggtGTCTGGGCGGAACCTCCAAAGCCACCGTCGGCGGGGGCAGAGCTGAGGAAGCGGGAAATCTGCTGCTGGAGCTTGGCTGTCCGCGGACTGGGGCGTCCCTGGGGCCGATCCTGAGGGAGGGGCTCGACGCACGCGAGGGGCTGGGGGGGCGGACAGTGAAGGCAAATGCTCGGCCTCTGCTTCCCCCGGGCCGGTGAGGTCCACTCGCGTCTGATGTCCCCGGAGAGATTCGGGCCAGGAGTGACCCACGCCCGTAGGCCGGTGGGACATCCACCCTCTCAGGTCCTCACTGCGGCCCGGCCTCGCCCCGGAGCCTCGGACGAGAGGGCCAGGGGGAAGCCTGCCGACCTTCccggtccccccccccccccccgggtaaTCTCAGAGGGGTCGCGTGCCTCTCTGTGCCCTTCTCCTCCCCCGTGAATGCACAGGGGGGTGGGAAGTAAGGAGCCTCGTGTGGCGCCCGACGCGCGCGTTTTCGGGTCCCCGTCGGGCCCTCTGGGTGGGATGGCGTCCACAGGCGCGGCCCGCGTCCGGCCGCGTGAGCGCCGGAGCCCCCCAGCAGCCCCGCCAGCAGCGCCGGCCCCTTTCCTGGTAGGCGGCGCCGAGCCTAGAggtcctctgcccccacccccgggcCTTGGGTCAGTTGTCGTCCTGGCACGCGATGGGGACGTCCGCAGCCCTGGCCGGACGCGGGCTTCCTGACCCAGGGGAGGGGCAGTGCTCGTGGCCGCCGCTGCTTCCCCCTCCCCGGGCCGAGCGCCCAGGCTCGGGCTCTCCGGGACAGGGTCGCGCTGCAGCCCCGGGGCTGGAGACTGCGGGCAGCCTTCCTCCTCCATCCGGAGTCCCTCTCCCGGGTCGCGCGGTCACGGCCACCGGGTGGGACGCGCTCCTCGAGGACGCCATTCGGCACAGGTTTTCCTCTAGGGAGCTAGCCTACCCCAGAAGCAAGGCTCGGGCTAGACCTCGGGCGGCGGTGCTGCGGAACCGCGCTTTTCCTGGCACCGCGGCAGACTCGTCAAGCGCGTCCTGTTTAACAGGGAGGGGTCGCTGGTCCGCTGCGGCCCCAGTGTCCGCATAGCACCTGGCTCGCGCCCTTTCGGCACCCTGGGTCCGTCCTCGCACACCTTCTCCAGCTCTCCCCGCACCCTGGGATCCTCTCCTTCAGGCTCATTTCACCCCATGGTCCAGCCTAACTATCCGTGCCGGGCACACACGTCGACACCCTGGCCGCATCCTCACCGTGACCGTGCGCCCCTACCCAGGGGACCGCGCGGCCCCTAAGGGGCCGCAGGATGTCGGGGGCGGAGCCTCGAGCGGCCCTCGGGGCTGCGGGGTCCTGAGTGCGGGGGTGGCACGTGCTCCTGCTCCACCGCCGGCGCCCCAGCGCTGGTGTCCCGTCGCCCCAGCCGGCCTCCTCCTTCGCCTCTCCAAGGGCACCGGAATCTCCTCCACTGGGCCTTTCCCTTCCTGTGATTTCTTCTGTagccaaacaaaacaaacctccTGAGTCGCTCGGCTCCCCGCCTAACGCCTctcctggctgtccagtttctcctcctttctctcttagcCCACTCCTGTCCGGCCTGCGTCCTCACGCTGCTCCGACCCATCTGCAGAATCCAAGGACCAGTCTTCAGCCCTCACCAGGTGGCCATCAGCGGCCCGtggtcccctcccctctgcacTCCATCTTTGCCTGCCTCCTCCGGGGGCTGCTGGGCAGTCCTTTGCCCCCCgtctcttcatatcctcaccCCAAGGCCGTGTCCTTGGGCCTTTTCTTCACCTACACCCTGTCCTTTGTGACTGAATCCAGTCGTGGCTGCAAAACCAGCCATGTGGTTCCCACGTCCAGCTGCCCCCTGGACGTCTCCACCTGGAGAAGAGACTTCTCAACGTGAGCTGGCCGGAAACCCATCTGCTTTCACCCTCCTTCTGCTCACCAGCTCTCTCCACAGCCTTCCCCATCCCAGGTGAGGGCAGTGCATCCTTGCATCTTAGACCAAACCTACTACAGTCCTTCTAGAAATGCTGTCCTGCCCACGCTCAGAGCCACcagactcctctctcctccccgtGCCCTGCTAACCCTGGTCCACACTGCCCCTCACCTGGGCTCTTGAGTCACATGGCTGTCTCCCTGTTGTCCGCCCCCTTGTGGTCCAGTCTCCATAagacaaccagaaggacctttccttataacttctttttattgtggtaaaatatacatgacataaaatataccattttaaccacttttagtgcaattcagtggcattagggatattcacatggttgtgcagcatcaccaccacccatctccacAATTTTTCATTTCCCCAGAGAATCTGTGTCCTCAGCAAATtgactccccctcccctcccccagagcctggcacccaccattctacttcctgtctctaggaatttgactCACTCCTACATTCATCTTCCCAGAAGGGGGAACCAAGGTGGGGAGGTTGAGTCCATGGGAGTCACTGATGGACACAGGatgtgagagaaagggaggaggcaAAGACGGCGTCAAGTTTCAactgtgagtgagatcataaagtacttgtccttttgtgtctggctcatttcacttagcatgatgtcctcaagctTCAACAATATTGTAacctgtgtcagaatttccttcctttttaaggctgaataacattccattgtgtagatGGACCACGTTTTGCTTCTCCACTCATCTGtaggtggacacttgggttgcctccatgTTTTAACTATTGGGAATAGTGGTGCTATGACAGGGGTACCTTTTAAATCATCATCAGATGTCCCCTCTCTGCTCAGAGCCCTTCACAGATTCCCATCTCACCCCAGTGACAGTGCAAGCCCTGATGTGGCTGGGAGGCCATCTACTTGCTGAcctcccctcccactcctccCCTGCCCATGCCATGCAGCCACACCTCCTTCTTGCCAGGCCAGGGACCCTCTGGCTGCTCCTGCCCAGGCAGGCTTCCCTTCGAGCTGGGCCTGCCTGTTTCCACAGACGGCTGCaggcttcttcctccctctctcaagGCTTTGGTCACGTCCTTCCTCCTGAGTGAGAGCTGGCCTGCACACCCCTGCAATACAGCTGACAGCCCACCCCAgctgtctcagtccctggggctgctataacaaaatgccacagaccagaggcttaaacagcagagacttattttctcacagcaccggaggctggaaggccaagatcaaggttccagcCAGTTTGGTTTCGGGTAGAGGACTCTCTTTCTGGCTTCCAGACAGCAGCCTTCTCACcctgtcctcacacggccttttcTCAGTGCATGCACACGGAGCAGGGCAGAGTCctctggtgtctctctctctcttttttttttaaattcaatttatttgaaacaaaaacaaacataattcacccatttctcccacctcccaccccccgcctctggtaaccaccaatctgttctatcTATgagctggattttcttttttaagattccacatataaaagagatcttatagtatttgtctttctttgtctgacatttcacttagcataatggcttcgaggtccatccatgttgtcgcaaatgccaagatttcattcttttttatggcagaataatattccattgtgtatatatatcacatttctttatccattcatccatcaattgCTGCCATATCtttgctgttgtaaataatgctgcagtggacataggcgtgcacatatctctttgaattagtgttttaatttccttcagataaacaCCGAGAAGTGGGACTGcaggattgtatggtagttctattttttattttttgaggaacctccttactgttttccatagtggccaggACAATGTATGTTCCCATCAccagtgcacagggttcccttttctcctcgtTCTTGCCATCActtgttaatttttgtctttttgatgatggccattctaacaggtgtaaggtggtagcCCAttgtgtcttcttataaggacaccaatcctatgggatttagggcccaccccatgacttcatttaactttattttcttccttagagaccccatctccaaatacagccacactgggcgttagagcttcaacatgtggatttggGGCACATTTCAGCCCAGAGtaccctccccatcctccccagcccccctTACCCTgtcctacattttcattttccttgcatTTCTCACCTATGACTCATTATATACTTTGTTAAATATGTTGAGCGTTCATTATATCCAGAGATCTCGGAGTGGGGGGCAGTTTTGCTCTCagggatatttggcaatatctggagacattttgggttgtcatGGCACGGGGGAGAGGCACTCCTGATCTACTTGGTAGAGGTCAAGGGTGCTACCAAATGTCGCATAGTGCGCAGGACGCCCCTGGAAGAGTGACCCGGCCGACGTCATCAGTGGTGTTACAGCTGGGAAGCCCTGGTCTGTGTCTTCTCGCTGGACTGCCAGGCCCTCGAGGGCTGCAGCTTGTGTCTCTTGCTCCCTCCTGGGTCTGCAGCATCTAGCACCTCAACAGGCATTCAGAAGATGCACATGAAGTGTGACTGTGTGAGTGCCAGGGGCCCCGGTGAGCAGGAAACGGGCCTGGGTGGGCACAGAGAGGTGCTGGCCACACGGTTTAGGCCTGGGGAGGAGCTGCTTTCACCAGGGCTTGGACAAGATGGGACAAGGCGGGCACATGATGAGGAGGCCACTGCAGCCAGCAGGACGTTGGAGGCCAGTGGTAGGAGAAACAGTGCTCTAAGTGATACTAGGAAGCTCTGGAAATGAATCCGTCTgacgccccccccaccccaatacCCAGAACCCTCAGCCCCTCCACACTCTTCGGCTGCCACCACTGTGGGACCCAGGTGTGGGTCTGGGGACATCTGAACACTGCTCTCAGGGACCTTGAAGAGGCCAGATCAGCTGCCTCACACTTGCCTTGGGCTCTGCCTAATACAGTATCTCAGGGACCTTCTTCTCCTTCCAGAGCAGATGCACCCACGGGCCCACCACACCCAACTCTCAGCAGTCAGGATGCCCTCTCCCCAGCTAACCCTCCTTCACCCCTGCATTCACCTTCTCAGAAGGCAGGACCAAGGTGGGGAGGTGAAGTCCATGAGAGTCACTGATGGACGCAGGATGTGAGAGAAAGACAGGAGGCAAAATGGCATCAAGTTTGGTCTGGTGGAGAAGAGGAGGCATGGGCCCCAAGGGTGGGGATCAGAGTTTGCTCTTCGTCATGACAGGTTAACTCAGCTGACGCTTCAACATTGGAGCGGGgctgggagaagagaagagagagccaagGCTTTCTGGCCCCAAAGGTTAGCTGGTTAATCTCTAGAGTCTGATGCACACACCACACATTAAGCAGGGAAGGGAGACCAAAGTAAACACAGCCCTCCTCTTTCTTGCCTGCAGGGCTGGGAGTTAGCTGTCTTGATATTgagggggaaaggaagagaaaacccaCCTGTGAGAGGCTATAACATGAGTTCTTGATCCAGCATGGAATTGCAACTAAAATTTCTACCACTGGATGTGCCTAGAAAATACaacaaagttatttaaaaatgactCTGGACTATCAGTGCTCATGGAAACTGGCAGAAGTAAGTCCAAATCATCCCTAGGTGAAGGCGTCTTCCTCTTAGGCCTTGGAAAACCCAGCAAACACCTTTTCAA
Proteins encoded in this region:
- the NICOL1 gene encoding NELL2-interacting cell ontogeny regulator 1; this encodes MGDPGGVGSVRMRGARRTQQVFPSRPPCCRGVPEPRAAPGSLGSAMAPPPPCRPPTSAPRLLLLLLSFALLGAQVRPEPAAGSAVPAQSRPCVDCHAFEFMQRALQDLRKTAYSLDARTETLLLQAERRALCACWPAGR